The DNA segment gacaCTGTTGAattaattcgttttatttgttaactcATCCCTGTCTGTGTTAATTGCTGAAATTCCACGAGATGACCCTTCCTAAGCACTTTTGGtaaacaagttaaaaataaactctgCAGAAAGTAGCTCGACGCTATTGCTATTCTTATTTTACAGGCAACGAACAACTTTATACGtattacaaatgttatttttaggtaacaaaaatttatggcTCAagttaactaatatattttaaattattgatagattttatctttttcttcTCCCCAATTTAGTTATATGAAGTCATAAATCTGtcgaaacaataattttatgtaaatcttTTGAAtggatatttatatagtattaaagttACAGTCAGTACTAGCATCACGTCCGCTCAATATCATAAAACACTTCAAAGTACCATGAGACGTTGGCGTTGAATTCTCATTCGTCGGTGTGTCTatgttaagtaaatttaactttaaaatatgcatAACAGTTTTCCAATGCGATCCCCTTTTGGAATTTAAACACATCCGATCCTATTAAGATACATTTCGATTCCGCTGCACTTCAAAACTTTCaaattcactttaaaaatattttattttaaatctatttcataATACCTTCACCGACTGGTTGTTCGCGCGTAAGTGGACCGtctatgaattaataattgaaagttTTAGAATTGATACTATTCGTACTCttgaaaattagtttttttttcctttcacGTCTTTGatctacaaatatttacacttGTGTACAAAGTGTTTTTCGTTAGTTTTTTGGGTGTGAAAGCATTTTtcactaaaatattgatattgaatATACCTAGTGAAGAATcattttgtgaaataaatataaaacgtaaccaatttagtttcttaaaaaactttataatttcaggTTCTGTAACATCATTCCAGATTAATTCGTACTATTGGAAATATTGAAAGATATGTGGAATAatgaacataataattatttattctgcgGAGcgacatttttgttttgtcaaaattcctactgaataaaaatcgctacaaaaattttatcgacTAATACttattactgtatttataCCACTGTATTTGTTCTGTCTCCACATAATATACGGATATAACCGAAATCTAATTACCAATTAATTGTCATTAGTATATAAAGTAGACACACTCAGCGTGCAAAGATGTTCCATAGAAGCAGCGCTCCAAAGTTTTCCGAATAAGTAGAATTAAGTAAGGTTGCAGGCTTAACGCCTCCGCAGTTTGCTCTAATAGCATTAACAAGTTTCCAGACCGTATTGAAggaattttgtatattattatggtTAGCATTTTAGTACAGAGTTCGATGTTACTATATTTTTCACTGACGAGCTCTCGGCTTCGTGGATTCGAAtggtaaacattattttaaacgaaaactttatttcaacattcaaagaaacaaaaacaaatgccGGTCACAATACAAttctatgtaaaattaatcacaGCCAATATTAAAGACATGAAatagaatgaattgatgttaacCGAGGCTTCGTTTCTCACTTTGTGTGGCCGTTGCGGTGGCTCCCCCTGTTGTGAATTTTCTATGAGGTTTTCTGGCACGCTGCTATCTGATTCCATGGTTTTATAGACGGGCATGTTTTCTGTTTCTGGACTCATGGGGACGGCCACGTTGGGTGACTTCGTACTTGTATCCTGCTCTTCATCAGTATGGTCATTCGCAGTGGACGTTGACTTCTCTGTAGTATCAACTTCACTGCTGATAACTGCCTCCTTAGTATTGTGTGCTTCCGTGGAATTCGCTGTAGCAGCATCAGTTTGAACCATGCCGGAGTTAAAGGATAAAAAGTGCGAATATTCTTGATTCAGTCTTCTCCCTTCCACAGAGGTACTTGTTACTTCTTGCACGTCAGTGGTAGAGATATTTTCCTCATCAGAATGTATTTTTGCCTCATCTGATAACGTTTTCTCCGGAATGAGAACGTCATCTGAATCTTTGTGTATGATGCTGCAAATTCGAGCACATTGCTCCTCTTTGCATTTGTCTTCTAAAGCgcatgttattaaattttcccaAGCGCCCAAAACTTGATATCTATGAGGTGGCTTACAATCATTAATGTACGTTTGTATAGCAATCACGTCATTTTCACATACAAGAGGACCTCCACTATTACCCTGTTAATACGAGAGATGGAgccaatatttattatgtcataATTCTTAAATGAACCAATATTAGTGGTGTTTAGCTAAGACATTAAATAGAGTTTTATGTGATTTACCTCACAGAAACCTGGATATTTTCTCGTGTCATCAGTATTGGTTCCACATATCATACTCCTCATGAAATTGCTGCCGCAGTTCTCCGGTGACGAGCCTAATATTTCTACTGAAAGTTGCATCAACATCCTATCGTCGCTTGCGTTCCCATTGGGCGCCTAGTTATGAATGGTAAAATGGAACGATATTATATTCTGTAATGCCGTATTTAagcaaaacaatatattatgaaacgaTAAGTACAGCGTAGACTAGTATTAGGCAATTCCTGTCCGCGTCCCTGGGTTTAGTGTCGATAGTTGCTGGAGCCACGGCCGTTGTTATGTTAAAAGGAAGCAGAGTTTTCAACAACGATATATCAGCGAACCACCATTCCATTGCACTGTAGTTTTGCGGACGTGCAATttgaattatctgtaacgGAAAAATGTTTACGAACATATATAagcattacaaatttattatattatctgttaaaCAAGCAATAGATTACCTCACGTTCTTGTTCATCCTCATCCTCAAATAGAGTGAATTTAGAATCTATTCTGATAGCTCCGAGTCTTGCTACCAATGTCTCTTTTGGGAATGCAAGCGACGTTTGTCCATCTTCTAGAGAAGAAGTAATTAGCCAGTCGGGCCGTAGTAGCACTGCACCTCTCGTAAGTCTTATGCCAGTGCTATCTACAACTGTTTTGTCCGGGTAATAAACGAAAGCCtgcaatcaaaatatttttttatgaactgtGGTAATGAacttacttaattaataacaatattactcACCATAAAAGGGAATACGCCTCTTTTAACTTCGAATTCTCCATCGGCGACCACGAATTTCGCTgtgaaatctaaaataatacaaaacttaTTCGGGACAAAccttaattgatattaatcaCTCTCGTACAATTCTTACCGGCACATAATGCGATGATCAAAAAAAGACGCATATTATTGTACTCAATAaagatgaaatttttatatagatttattatgcgatttgtcataaaatatctTGACATATTCTTTTGAAAgaagaatacaaaaaaatctttcttcCCAATAAGTTTCAGTGACAAAAAAAGAGTTTACATTTGACGAGATTGAATTAACTATCGGaagatatttaaagaaaaatagtttACAGCAAAAAAACAACTTAGCAGAAgtgtcaataaatttaagaaattttttttattaaaaatgattcttTGGCTTGTAAAGAGCGAATTAAGCGAGTCACGTCCCATTATTTTTGAGTGTTATCTTTGACAAAGTTGCGACGAGTCTAGTAGAAGGCATTAATCAGAACGGTAACGGAGCTGAGATATATTATCCTCAATAAGGCGAAAAGAATGACTTTGCAAATTTAAAACGCGTGTCTTACAGATAAGGCGGAGAATAAATCCGAAAAACatgtaattattcatataaggGGAGTTTAAGAAAGCGTATTAACACGGCCGGGAAGCCGAgcgtttttgaaaaatatgctaagaatataaaaagctATGCTCGTTTTAAAATACTGCGGACAGCTACATGACTTGGGCGGATACAGACCGACGGATTTCAAgtctttatttacataaataagatGAATAGCTTCGCATTCAACACGTCGCTGTTgtgattttttacatttaatttttacatataatgaaactattaCGAACAtgcaaaatagaataatattaaagagacaggtgatttaaatgtaaatttttgtttaaatgttcCAATTTCGGTCGTAAAAGCATCGTGATGTCATGATAGGAACAAATTAATGGAAGGATCGCATCAAAACCGCTGATGCGGCGACGTCAGGACGACCTGATCAGACGGCTACAACATATCCAGCTGAACGGGAACCCCGGCAACAGTTCGCTTGTATGAACATCCGTTTGTTTTATTCGTGATTCTCGGGGATGTAGGTGTCTACAAATATTGGTACATCTGTAACGACCCGAATGTACGAGCTACGTGTTTTGGCGGCTTCCCGCAATTGCTTACAGCGATCCAGTGATCTTATTTtaaaccaataaaataataataaaaattacttgaatatacactaatgtattaatttttatttgttagttaatacataatataatacaattacttattaatcgattctatagtattaatattaaataatatatatatattttcactttttatcatatttaagcTGAAAATCCAATTCCTAGTCCTATCAGGTTTACGAGAGTCGTAAAGGCTCTAGCAATCAAAGTCACATTTACGATTACAGACTAACTTACAATTTTAAGACAATAACACTCGCCTTGGATGAAGTCAACTtagtaactttaatatttatttaaggctATAGatatgttacaaatattatattgtattaaaaactatatgttaATGACGGAactgaatttaaaactatgaatCGTTGTTCGGTTATtcgttttaaaactaaatatatttacaaatttatatgagaATATTTGTCAAGATTGTCGAAGTTCTGTGCTGAGAGGATTTGGCTTAAAGCGACTGCAAAGgtgatatgaatattaaacacTCTAAGAATTAGAAGATTTATAGGACGATTCGGAAGTTAGAGCCCTCACTTAAATGAATGTTTAACATTATCTGCACAGTTTTAAGGGAGTTGAGCCTCTTAACAACTTGCAAAGAAACTTCAATAGACAGCGGCTCTCGAGCGATTAATTTCAAGACTCTGAAGGTGGAAGGGAATTCTTAATGTGAAAGGGTGAGTCTTCGATCGATAGTCATGCAGTGGTACGTTATAGAGCCTGGTACCCGGTACCCTGTATCCTGTATCCTGTATCCTGTATCCGTAACCAGCCAAGCTGTATATGCTGTACGTCCAAATGAGTGCCgtgttaaaaatgtaaaaacctCCACGCAGGCCATAATACAAATTTGATTGAAACATAGCGGAGGCATTGTTTGACGGAGTCATTTTCCGACGGTTGTCCCGCACTATTGTGCAGCGCTTTATTGAATTTGATTTACGCGCCAATTTTTGTAGGCTTCGGTTTTTATTAACTGACCTCGGCGCCGATGTAAACTTAATTGAATACGCTAACAAAAGGCATCGAATGAAAAGAGCGTCCAGCAGTGTGCGAGCCagattataatagatttttccGAATTTGCATGGGCTTTAAGGTACCCGATATTGGATTTTTTCACGGTGGTTGAACTATTgttttcacaatatttaataactcgCATATGAATGGGAAAGCAATTTACTTTGGTTTTTATGAAGGtttgttatgttaataatatcagTTCGGCTTCAACGCGCCGACTTCGGCTGGACCTAAACGATACCTTCGGTAATTATTCAACGCTCGTGCGTATTTCAATCCATGTGGTAACATGTAATGCACATGCTACTCAATATACCGAACTGTAGGAATTTAGGTAtgactgtataaaaaaataattatctccctaacaaacaaatatgtttacagatatattgtttaaacggattgttataatataattccaaCTCCGCGCGTTTGTTCCCAGTCTTGATATCTCATCTTCATTTTCCTTTATATCTACGTGATTCAATATTATGACAAGTTGGTCTTTCTTCAATGGCCGCAATAAAAGCGTATTATACGCTAAGAGACCGTTAtcttacttaattataatatttgaatttctcTTGTCGCTTTAAAACGAGTTATTGTTGTCGACGCAAAAGGGAtttgtgaattttaaacacaattaaGAGTATtatgttgtttgtttattgtGAGTGAAAGTATGTACGTATATTGTTTCTATATATACGTTATAGCCTATaggtgaataatatttttgcatgTGACAGATTGTTATACGTAATTCtgtttagatatattttatactaagttTGATTCGGCTGTCAATTTATTATCTACTGTTAATGTCATGGAACTATATCTTAGATTCgacaaaattatcttttattcatttcttaAGCCATTATGACTTATgaattttgtgttatataaagCTATTAAAGTTTTACAGAACAAGACTTGATACAAGCACTGTGTTCGTTAACGAAGCAATCGAGACGAGAATCGCTGTTCTGATATAAAATGGTTTCAtctaataatgttaaaataaaaattaacaatgatAGAACTTTATTGGCAATGTAACGACGGCGGGCGAACCGGCCGCAGATCCTTGTAACTATTTAGATGAAGAGATATCAAACTAATCAGTGAAAACAATGCCGTCTCAATCAAATGCTGAGGGGAGTGAAACCCTTTTGCAAATTTTTCTTACGACCATCTCCGATTGTTATCAAAGAATAACGTGTCATTATAATCTCAATAACATCAAACTTAATGTACATGAATAGTCGCATACGTGTTGCGTTACAAAGctacaaaattaaaagcacAAACATTGAACCGTTTGAAGTACTGTTTGTACTAAACGTAGTTTTCAACCTATTGTCAATTCCTATTCAAATTCCTAGCCGAATACGTTCTGTTTACTTCCTTGGCTTTTGTTTTAGCCGTAACGAGCAGAAAAAGGAGCCATTCAAAGTATCCGAACCTAATTACCCTACCCTCGGTTACAAAAGAGGGTTTCTAATTAACGACATTAtgtcaaataatttgtttgagcCGGCGACGTCTTAGTTCGTTTCATTCGTGGATTGGATTAAGTTTGCTTTTCGGTCGGGttcgtttgttttaaataaaggcCTCAGACGAATCAATTGAATtgcgtataaattataacaaacgtTGATTTAAAAACGATTAACTTGATTTTGATGGGATTTACGGAAACATGAAAGAAATTTGATGTATCAAGACTATGAGATCATGTACTGCGTTGTCTTCTAAGACGAATTGGGTGTTGATTGTTATCTATCCAGTGCGTGTGTTTGAAGACATAATAAATAGTGCCACCATTCCGAATTGTGTAACCAcataaactaattattattatctagaAAAGTATATGCATAAAAATGCAAAGACTTTTTTAATGTTGGCAACTTTATAAACCTTTGTATGATATTGCTGGCAACATATTGATAGCACAGTTTAAACATGAACTTCATGTTTCGTGTACTTAAAACCAGCTCGCCCTTTTTACTCTGTGACATTCACCGCTCATTTTTTCACCGAATTTAAAGTTCAAAGTCAAGCCACATAACTGTTAGTGGCCTAAAATTTAGTTGTCCTTTTGtgaaaaaaaccttaaaataaaattttatattcatgtcattaaatatatatatattttttttcaaaacatacaaaaaaatcaatatttgaaAGGAAAGAATCAATATGGTTtgacaaacaataataatttcggtggtatattttaatggcaaataattttatatatatatatatatacgtaagaGAAACgcctaaattaattaatagctgATTGTAATTATGATGAATGATTTCCGTCACAGTCGCCGTGTTCTCATCAAGTCAGCTTTCTGATCGCAGCCGTATTCTGGGACGGGATGTTGAAGGGATTGTACAAGTCGTGACGATTTTATACAGAACCTTTAAAGGCTTTCATTTAGAAAAACATTAGCattgacaaataatttaatcgcTCATTATACGGAGTTTGCTACTGAATTATCTTCgtatatagaatttttgttaaagtCAAAGAAATTACGGAATCTATTCTGTATTCCTTGGAGCCTGGCTTAGATCTGAACTAAAAGCGTTCTGTATTTTAGGAATACCTAGACATACTCTGAAAtagttttctattatattatagggaattatattatagtcaaGGAATCTTTCTTCAAAATGTAGTCATTTATCCACTCCTGacaaaaaagattttagtTGCAAAGAATTTTTCGACATCCAAGGACTTTGTATCACAGTTTGGCAAGTTGTTAATACAAGGATAatcttacataaaattattacatatatatttttgttaggtATGAGAATTATCATAAAGAGATGGTCAAGGAAAATAGCGAAGGAGAATAGAGCGAAATTGTGATATCTTTTGTGCTATTAGGCAGTTTGAAATATTGTTAcgtattttacatttactactataatcatattttaatcaacTTACAATTGTTTATCGTTTAGAGGTTTATCTTTGCGGTTTAAACGTTTGAGGATTTATATCAGACTTATTAAGACACGActccatttaaataataaaaaaatattttttacacaaaaaaaaaaattatgaaattctaAAGTAACttttgagtaaaaaaaatcacaaattattcgtaatttatcatatcaaaatctaaaaaaaaaataatgtttattatcaaACCAAGTATAGAATTAGGCTACAGATTGTTCTAGTAATCTGTCATTGCTAACAATGCATTCGTCGGCACGATTGAGtgcaattaattgaattaacaataattagtAGACCATTCAAATCATATAATGCAATTGAAATTTATGCTCGcgatacatataaaattaattaattaatttcatacacatatattatacattgagTTTGAATTATACCTAGAATATTTACTTACGTTACGGAGaattaaatgaagaaaatCTCGCTGAGGAATAAGAAGtatgattaaattacaaacataaatatatcagaGCTTAGGCGTTTGTGATACAACAACTAGGTGAGACTTAAACTGAAGCGTCTTAAGCCACACGCGCAGTTTAAAATCATTCGTTCAGGTATTGTATAGTAAAAGATATTATCAGATAGCGATTTAGAACACGTTTTAAAATCAGCTGAGAAATGATtatgtaatgtattatatagataaaaccTGAGCATATAAACAGTCGGAGTTAGTGAAGTAAGGAGCCCAATCCCCAAGGACTGACCATTACTAACTGGTTACTGGAGCGAGCTTTGGGCCGGATTAGCAGACATTTGAATGCCGTCTCGTCTGCCGTCATCGCTAATTGAGTTAATATTTGGTTATCAGCGGCGCGCAGTCGGCCTTCGCGACTAATCCTCACGAATTAATGACtcaaatttatcattattactaCCCGCATGCACCCCACGTCCGGCCTCTGCATGGGTGGTTCACCTTGCGCATCCTTTTTGACGGTGTATACGTTTTCTGTGTATGTTAGGATTTACTCTACTTTACTATGACTCAGCCTCTCGATTTGTGGATACTGCGACATAATTGATATAGTATCGATCATATTATTtgctacaaataaataaatgcaaattttttgctaaataattttgacaggcgcaatatttttttgtttatatagagATTTCTTAcattagtttcgtttaataCAGGCAcggctataaaataatagctttatttattagtacgTAGTAGTGTGTttactgtttatataaatgcagCCGGTCAACTGAATCGCCATACAATCGGACAGTTTTACGAGTGACGCTTCCATTTGGACGTTCCGCTCCGCTCACGGCTTTATGACTATTTTTTATGGCGCCACTTGTTCATATTTTGGCAGGGTTAAAGGATTAAGGGATGAACTAACTGCGCTTCCATTCGATTTTATAACAGTATAAACTATTGATGTTAAATTtactactttaattaaaaatttaattgccatcatattgttaaataataaaatgtttgtgtttGTATTTGGGCTCGTTATTCACGTTTGACTGTGTTAAGTTACTAGGTTGTGAAAGTTAAGTGAAGGAAAATAGACTTAGTCCTTATCATAAATTCCACCGATATGTTGCGATTCTTAAAGTGGAAAAGTAGAAATAAGTGCTGCCATTTTTACCTCTACACCTGgtctgtttaaaaatattattatgaattataaataagtgatAAAAGGAGCCTCGCTCAGGAAGATGGTTTTCGCTTGATCGTAATGTTAGCCTTAATGGCtttgacagcgtcaccggAAGCGGCTATTTTAGTTTCAGCTAGGAAGATGCTGTTGATAGGACAGTTGATAATGATTTTGCCGGATTTCCttctaaatgttatttttttaagtaataagtgTACGGAAACTATTCACAGTTAAAATGACATATAATCTGGAGTGCCTTTTATTGTATTTGCTTTATTACAATACACTTAAAGGCactcaaagatatttttatcttccTAGGTGATAGTGAGCCATCCTATTATTAAGAAGCCTGTTTTTAAAGCCACAAGGAAAAAACACGTTACATTTCCTAGCCCATGCTTATCACGTTTGATATCAACTACCTAgactttaaagattttattgaaagacTCTGGAGAGTTACAACTACGTTCTGTGAAGCCAGATCCATAAAACGTTCAACAACTTTGAAAGCTCCGAGATAACTTTCTCGCGtgtttaatatgttttctGTGGTTTAGAGTTTTGGGTTCGTTTTGTGAGTGCAGCAGCGACGAATTATGCACGTTTTCTATGGCTTAAAAGCTGATGCACGCACCGAGGCTAGATGAATGATAATCAATTTTagcatgtacatatatatatttttttaataattgagaaacagaaatattttcgGTAGAAGCTCTATTCCTACCCTAAAACTGTCTAAGTCTGTCTAGGATGGCCCTTATGGGTCCAGAATTTTCCAGCATCGTATTTTTCTACAGAAGAACCAGTTGACAACTCTTCACAGAATTGTGAAGGTGTGACTATGCAGAAGCTATCTCTGTAAGTGTAGCAACTCATTCTGTCCAAACTGTAAGGTAagtataattgtaaaaatagcATATAGTCGAGAAGATGCTCTATGATCGTATCGGAATTCTTTgcttatttcattttagttgTTGGCTGTCTCTACGTCCGCGTTTCCTTATTGACCAGCAAGTCATTATCCCATCCATCACTTATCAACTTCTTTTATTATTCGAGTCATCACTTACGGGAGCAGAAGCAGTATTAGTACTGGACAACAAACTTtagctgtttttttttggagAGTCCATggtattataatgaaagtttAACTGATTGGGTTTTCTTGCAAATATTTCCTAAGTAATCAAAAGTGGACGGAGCCAGCCATTGCAACAACCGACGCTAGGTAGACTAACAGGAAACACAATTCCACACTGGGTCTGTGTAGAATAGCCGGTAAAGCAGGCCGGGTCCATTTAACAGACGTGGCCTATGTATCTGGAACTTCTAAGCAAATGGTTTGGTGATGCATTGCGCCTTAAAGCCTCTATAAATTTTCAGCGTTTTCTTGTGTATTGAACCCGGCTGGAATTCAAGCAAGCAATTATTT comes from the Danaus plexippus chromosome 15, MEX_DaPlex, whole genome shotgun sequence genome and includes:
- the LOC116766618 gene encoding uncharacterized protein LOC116766618 — encoded protein: MTNRIINLYKNFIFIEYNNMRLFLIIALCADFTAKFVVADGEFEVKRGVFPFMAFVYYPDKTVVDSTGIRLTRGAVLLRPDWLITSSLEDGQTSLAFPKETLVARLGAIRIDSKFTLFEDEDEQEREIIQIARPQNYSAMEWWFADISLLKTLLPFNITTAVAPATIDTKPRDADRNCLILVYAAPNGNASDDRMLMQLSVEILGSSPENCGSNFMRSMICGTNTDDTRKYPGFCEGNSGGPLVCENDVIAIQTYINDCKPPHRYQVLGAWENLITCALEDKCKEEQCARICSIIHKDSDDVLIPEKTLSDEAKIHSDEENISTTDVQEVTSTSVEGRRLNQEYSHFLSFNSGMVQTDAATANSTEAHNTKEAVISSEVDTTEKSTSTANDHTDEEQDTSTKSPNVAVPMSPETENMPVYKTMESDSSVPENLIENSQQGEPPQRPHKVRNEASVNINSFYFMSLILAVINFT